The following are encoded together in the Diabrotica undecimpunctata isolate CICGRU chromosome 7, icDiaUnde3, whole genome shotgun sequence genome:
- the LOC140446580 gene encoding zinc finger BED domain-containing protein 5-like — MFKVEDKISAMVKMCQLWHLDITWTKCVGLSTDGAKSMAGHKAGLQARVKAVAPEVKWTHCCIHREALVAKTLPEPLQKILNEVVQIVNYIKTRPLQSKLFSLLCKEIGSEHEHFLIHTKVQALLQGDFPASEEFAKWL, encoded by the exons ATGTTCAAAGTTGAAGATAAGATCAGTGCTATGGTAAAAATGTGCCAGCTGTGGCACTTGGACATCACATGGACAAAATGTGTGGGCTTGTCTACGGATGGAGCAAAATCAATGGCTGGCCACAAAGCAGGACTTCAAGCTCGTGTCAAAGCAGTAGCTCCTGAGGTGAAATGGACACACTGTTGTATTCATCGTGAAGCCTTGGTAGCCAAAACATTGCCCGAACCTTTGCAGAAGATACTTAACGAAGTAGTTCAAATCGTTAACTACATTAAAACTCGACCTCTGCAatccaaattattttctttgttgtgcaaagagaTTGGCAGTGAGCATGAACACTTTCTTATTCATACGAAA gtacaagCACTGCTTCAAGGAGATTTTCCTGCTAGTGAAGAATTCGCTAAATGGTtataa